CAAGGATGGAAATTCCGGAACCTACGCCAATATTAATAAATTCCGTGGTCGCAGGCAGGTCTATACTCCTGATCATAGCTTCAGCACCGTCATCAACATGCAACCATTCCCTCACAGGCTTTCCCGATCCCCATACCTCTACGAAGGGGGCATTTATCCTTTTGGCTTCTACAAATTTCATAATCAGCGCCCCGAGTGCATGGGATCGTTCGGCTTCAAAATGATCCTCAGGTCCGTACATATTGGACAAAACGATATTGATTACATCCAGCCCATATTGGCGGTTATTGGCCCAGGAACCCACCCAGAAAGCCTTGCGCACGAAGCCATAAACCATAACGGATTCATGAAGCGGGCCGTCCCATATTCCGGACTCCTTAAAAAAGGTTGCTTCCCCTGGATAAACGCAGTTGGAAATGGGATTGACCATCCTTTTTACTCCCGTCTCCCTGGTGGCGCGCAGCAGATTTACGGTCATTAATAAATTGTTTTCAAAAATATCGGCAGGATACTTTAATCCAAATTGAATACCTCCAACGAATGATGCACAGTTGAGTACCAAATCAGGTTGGGTATTTCGGAAAAAAGAGATCGTTTGTTCATAATCCCGAAGATCAACTCCTAGGCTCAGAGAAGTTAAAACGGGATTTTCTCCTCTGGCCATTAGTTTTTTAGCCACGCGTCTGCCCAGAAATCCTGTGGCTCCTGTAATTAATATTTTCATCACATGAAATCTT
This sequence is a window from Lewinellaceae bacterium. Protein-coding genes within it:
- a CDS encoding NAD-dependent epimerase/dehydratase family protein — encoded protein: MKILITGATGFLGRRVAKKLMARGENPVLTSLSLGVDLRDYEQTISFFRNTQPDLVLNCASFVGGIQFGLKYPADIFENNLLMTVNLLRATRETGVKRMVNPISNCVYPGEATFFKESGIWDGPLHESVMVYGFVRKAFWVGSWANNRQYGLDVINIVLSNMYGPEDHFEAERSHALGALIMKFVEAKRINAPFVEVWGSGKPVREWLHVDDGAEAMIRSIDLPATTEFINIGVGSGISILEMSRLIKKLTGYQGDIKLNPDKPDGAPYKTVDGSKGAKLLNWQPSIPFEAGVAETIKWYEKNQLSLI